One segment of Rosa chinensis cultivar Old Blush chromosome 6, RchiOBHm-V2, whole genome shotgun sequence DNA contains the following:
- the LOC121050034 gene encoding uncharacterized protein LOC121050034 translates to MEIDELLEKKSKGELEISGSNDVLTQALETPEHSGRVRGVGGINPSTYFKLPKKKRVRITKAELMARDRERDRELEETKKMLIEKQAKAEDLLNKRIAQLEALITNKANYAPHSPISDKGSFHDRVKKNSPILDDKVQENVDDCEIVPPPTDKGGVCELAVNTITNIVAFGTVFDDVDINKMIHGAALKEGCVRVSVDGEIQGDAPLPFPIAGEMELVREAIGSHVAWPEELVIWRQPSKE, encoded by the exons GATGAAttgttggagaagaagagtAAGGGTGAGCTAGAAATATCAGGGAGCAATGATGTTCTCACTCAAGCACTAGAAACTCCTGAACACTCGGGTAGGGTGAGGGGTGTTGGAGGCATCAATCCGTCCACCTACTTTAAGCTTCCAAAGAAGAAAAGGGTCAGAATTACCAAGGCAGAATTAATGGCACGTGATAGAGAGCGTGATCGGGAGTTGGAGGAGACAAAGAAAATGCTTATTGAAAAACAAGCAAAGGCAGAAGATCTCTTAAACAAAAGGATTGCTCAACTAGAAGCACTAATAACAAACAAGGCGAACTATGCACCCCATTCCCCTATATCAGATAAGGGCAGTTTTCATGATAGAGTGAAAAAAAATTCCCCTATATTAGATGACAAGGTGCAAGAAAATGTGGATGATTGTGAAATTGTTCCTCCACCTACTGATAAG GGTGGCGTATGTGAGTTAGCAGTGAATACCATCACCAACATAGTTGCTTTTGGTACCGTATTTGATGATGTGGATATTAATAAGATGATACATGGAGCTGCATTGAAGGAGGGATGCGTTAGAGTGTCAGTGGATGGTGAGATTCAAGGTGATGCACCACTTCCTTTCCCTATAGCGGGTGAGATGGAATTGGTTCGAGAAGCCATTGGAAGTCACGTGGCTTGGCCTGAGGAGCTTGTAATTTGGAGACAGCCATCAAAG